One Trichomycterus rosablanca isolate fTriRos1 chromosome 10, fTriRos1.hap1, whole genome shotgun sequence DNA window includes the following coding sequences:
- the tubgcp2 gene encoding gamma-tubulin complex component 2, whose protein sequence is MSEFRIHHDVNELLSLLNVRGGDGAEVYIDLLQKNRTPYVTTTVSAHSAKVKIAEHSKTPEDFLKKYEELKSKNARNLDPLIYLLSKLTEDKETLKFLQQNSKERSEMSTNAPSSSTTSYNIPTTSSKMSMQELEELRKKLGNVTASSNIPQSAEVTRKLLRDRHNKKNPTQPIPVFPNWVYDRPALIGDFISSPAPAGDPVVAIGTMPLAVQEQALVEDLLYVLIGVDGRDITAQPVLGRQSRSFVVDPSLDMSIKELVNRILPVASCYSTVTRFTEEKCSFEYGQVNHALTAAMRTLMKEYLILVTQLEHLHRQGMLSLQKLWFYIQPTMRTIEVLANIATSVEKGECMGGSTLSLLHDRTFNYTGDSQAQELCLYLTKAASVPYFEMLEKWIYRGIIKDPYGEFMVEEHELQKEKIQEDYNDKYWDQRYTIVQHKIPSFLQKMADKILSTGKYLNVVRECGRDVTCPDAKEVLYTLKERVYVEQIEKAYNYASKVLLNFLMEEKELVSRLRSIKHYFLMDKGDFFVHFMDLTEEELKKPVDDIIPPRLEALLELALRTSTANTDPFKDDLKIDLMPHDVITQLLRVLAIETKQEKAIINADPTEVALSGLEAFSFDYIVKWPLSLIINRKALTRYQMLFRHMFYCKHVERLLCNVWISNKSAKQYSLHSAKWFAGAFALRQRMLNFVQNIQYYMMFEVMEPTWHNMENNLKLASNIDDVLCHHTSFLDNCLKDCMLTNPELLKIFSKLMSVCVMFTNCMQRFTQSLRMDSEIKRLSLEHGTMEGPPTLSERTEEAEKKRLTSKFLSEHVDLLQSDSGFEGTISKFDSNFSTLLLDLLDKLSIYSTNDCEHSMINIIYRLDFNGFYTERLERMAIERGQKSTS, encoded by the exons ATGAGTGAATTTCGGATCCATCACGATGTGAACGAGCTGCTCAGCCTCCTAAATGTGAGAGGAGGAGATGGAGCTGAGGTTTACATCGACCTGCTGCAGAAGAACCGAACCCCCTATGTTACCACCACAGTgtctgcacacagtgccaag GTGAAGATTGCAGAACACTCCAAAACACCTGAGGACTTTCTGAAGAAATATGAAGAACTGAAGTCCAAAAACGCACGCAACCTAGATCCTCTGATTTACCTGCTTTCAAAGCTGACTGAAGATAAAGAG ACTCTGAAATTCCTGCAGCAGAATTCTAAGGAGAGATCAGAGATGTCAACAAACGCACCATCGAGCAGCACGACGTCCTACAATATTCCCACAACCAGCAGTAAGATGTCGATGCAGGAGCTGGAGGAACTGCGCAAAAAGCTTGGGAATGTCACAGCTAGCTCCAACATACCACAG tctgctGAGGTGACACGGAAGCTATTAAGAGACAGACACAACAAGAAAAACCCCACACAGCCTATTCCCGTCTTCCCAAACTGGGTATATGACAGACCAGCACTGATTGGGGATTTTATATCCAGCCCTGCTCCAGCGGGAGATCCAGTGGTGGCTATTG GTACGATGCCGCTGGCCGTGCAGGAACAAGCTCTGGTTGAGGACCTGCTGTATGTACTGATCGGTGTGGATGGGAGAGACATCACGGCCCAGCCTGTGCTTGGCAGACAGAGCCGATCTTTTGTAGTTGATCCTTCTCTCGACATGTCCATTAAGGAGCTGGTGAACCGAATATTACCCGTGGCATCCTGTTACTCCACTGTCACAcg CTTCACCGAGGAGAAATGTTCGTTTGAGTACGGTCAGGTGAACCACGCGCTCACTGCAGCGATGAGGACCCTGATGAAGGAGTATCTGATCCTGGTCACCCAGCTGGAGCATTTGCACAGACAGGGCATGCTCTCCCTGCAGAAGCTCTGGTTCTACATCCAGCCCACCATGCGCACCATCGAGGTTCTGGCCAACATAG CCACTTCAGTGGAAAAAGGAGAATGCATGGGTGGCTCGACATTAAGTCTGCTTCACGACCGAACCTTTAACTACACTGGAGACAGTCAGGCCCAGGAGCTGTGCCTCTATCTGACCAAAGCAGCTAGCGTCCCATACTTCGAAATGCTGGAGAAGTGGATCTACCGGGGAATCATCAAAGACCCTTATGG TGAGTTCATGGTTGAAGAACATGAGCTTCAGAAGGAGAAGATCCAGGAGGACTATAATGACAAGTACTGGGATCAGAGGTACACCATCGTGCAGCACAAAATCCCATCGTTCCTTCAGAAGATGGCTGATAAGATACTGAGTACAG GGAAGTACCTGAATGTTGTGAGGGAGTGTGGACGAGATGTGACCTGTCCGGATGCAAAGGAGGTTTTGTACACGTTAAAGGAGAGGGTGTATGTGGAGCAGATTGAAAAAGCTTACAACTATGCCAGCAAGGTTCTTCTAAACTTTCTTATGGAGGAGAAGGAGCTGGTGTCCAGACTGAG gtccATTAAGCACTACTTTTTGATGGATAAGGGAGATTTCTTTGTGCACTTCATGGATCTGACCGAGGAAGAGCTGAAGAAACCTGTTGATGACATTATCCCTCCCCGACTGGAGGCTCTGCTGGAGCTGGCTCTGAGAACCAGCACGGCTAATACAGACCCCTTTAAAGATGATTTAAAG ATCGACCTAATGCCCCATGATGTAATTACTCAGCTCCTGCGAGTCTTGGCCATAGAAACCAAGCAGGAGAAGGCCATCATTAATGCTGACCCCACAGAAGTGGCTCTTAGTGGCTTGGAAGCGTTTTCTTTCGACTACATCGTCAAATGGCCGCTGTCACTTATAATCAACCG AAAAGCACTAACCAGATATCAGATGCTCTTCAGACACATGTTCTACTGCAAGCACGTGGAGAGGCTGCTCTGCAACGTCTGGATCAGCAACAAGTCGGCTAAACAGTACTCCCTGCACTCGGCTAAGTG GTTTGCAGGAGCGTTCGCTCTGAGGCAGCGCATGCTGAACTTTGTGCAGAACATCCAGTACTACATGATGTTTGAGGTCATGGAGCCCACATGGCACAACATGGAGAACAACCTAAAACTG gccTCCAACATTGACGATGTGCTCTGCCATCACACCAGTTTTTTGGATAACTGTCTGAAGGACTGCATGCTAACCAACCCTGAGCTGCTAAAGATTTTCTCTAAGCTCATGTCAGTCTGTGTCATGTTTACCAACTGCATGCAG CGATTTACTCAGAGCTTGAGGATGGACAGTGAAATAAAGCGCTTGAGTTTGGAACACGGCACCATGGAGGGTCCTCCTACACTGAGTGAGCGCACCGAAGAGGCTGAGAAGAAAAGATTAACCTCCAAG TTTTTATCTGAGCACGTTGATTTGCTGCAGTCAGACTCGGGGTTTGAAGGCACCATCAGTAAGTTTGATAGTAACTTCAGCACCTTGTTGTTGGATCTGCTGGACAAGCTAAGCATTTACAGCACCAACGACTGTGAGCACAGCATGATCAACATAATCTACAG GTTGGACTTTAATGGGTTTTACACTGAACGTCTGGAGCGAATGGCCATCGAGAGGGGTCAGAAATCCACGTCATAG